From the Ctenopharyngodon idella isolate HZGC_01 chromosome 3, HZGC01, whole genome shotgun sequence genome, one window contains:
- the LOC127509592 gene encoding uncharacterized protein LOC127509592 yields the protein MLLKIKTLTSKWRPLIMERKRRSFTVLVDNATPQKMRAYKKEEALKKEKRLIHLYEQWKDLARNTREELKTDISESQLVALINTLEKGRDDVMHVYLEIRDYIAPSSDTRRRIDTCEAVTKDISKIIFERMACLEDFDRENVKHSLRELLHHNYARSVYGSTVSRPTSSRSTVMSIAAKHADAAADLAAKEAEYSVIQEIEARKCELEKLKAEKDLKAARARLQAYDQEMAQEVSILSSHSHTREQQDVSVAVQQHVVPFPIQCPTNITATLPPPKSHISYLAQAVQNSIALNRLPTTEPSVFSGDPIQFIEWKAAFVSLIDGKAISSADKLHYLKRYVGGPARKSLDGIFRNDDEAYNDAWNKLNQRYGQPSNSYGK from the coding sequence ATGCTTCTGAAAATAAAGACCCTGACCAGCAAGTGGAGGCCCCTTATAATGGAACGGAAGAGGAGGAGCTTCACCGTTCTGGTCGACAACGCAACCCCACAGAAGATGCGTGCATATAAAAAGGAGGAGGCTCTGAAAAAGGAGAAAAGGTTGATTCATTTGTATGAACAATGGAAGGACCTGGCTCGCAACACAAGGGAAGAGCTAAAAACAGACATTAGTGAGAGTCAACTTGTAGCGCTGATTAACACACTTGAGAAGGGAAGGGATGATGTCATGCACGTCTACCTGGAAATCAGAGATTACATTGCTCCATCCAGTGACACTAGACGCAGAATCGATACTTGTGAAGCTGTGACAAAagatatttcaaaaataatttttgaaagAATGGCATGCCTTGAGGACTTTGACAgagaaaatgtaaaacacaGCCTGCGTGAGTTACTTCATCACAATTATGCTCGCTCTGTCTATGGATCCACAGTCTCACGCCCCACATCATCAAGGTCCACAGTTATGTCCATTGCAGCCAAGCATGCAGATGCAGCAGCGGATTTAGCAGCCAAAGAAGCAGAATACTCAGTCATACAAGAGATCGAAGCTCGAAAGTGTGAACTGGAAAAACTAAAGGCAGAGAAGGATCTAAAGGCAGCTAGAGCCAGACTGCAGGCCTATGATCAAGAAATGGCACAGGAAGTCAGCATTCTTTCTTCACACTCTCATACAAGGGAACAGCAGGATGTAAGTGTAGCGGTGCAGCAGCATGTGGTTCCATTTCCCATCCAATGTCCTACCAACATCACAGCAACACTACCGCCTCCAAAATCTCATATATCTTATCTTGCTCAAGCTGTCCAAAATAGCATAGCCCTGAACAGGCTGCCTACAACAGAACCATCTGTGTTCAGTGGCGATCCTATCCAGTTCATTGAGTGGAAGGCTGCCTTTGTGTCGCTCATTGATGGAAAGGCCATttcttctgctgacaagctgcACTATTTAAAAAGGTATGTTGGTGGGCCAGCTCGTAAGTCTCTTGATGGCATCTTCAGAAATGATGATGAGGCTTATAATGATGCATGGAACAAGTTGAACCAACGGTATGGGCAGCCATCAAACAGCTAcggaaaataa